The Puntigrus tetrazona isolate hp1 chromosome 9, ASM1883169v1, whole genome shotgun sequence genome includes the window TGGAGAATGTCCTCTTCCATTGGTTCTGTCAATCCGTAGCGccacataaataaaaccaacTGCACAATGCAAATATATACTGCTATATAAAAAGGTCTTGTCCTGCCATACCTGAGATAGTGGTGACCCATTCACGAAGCAGAGTTCTGATGTCGCTGAATTCATAAGCTCCAGCTAGGGTTGGGACCGGGCGGGGGTTAAATTTGGACATCGTCTCTGGGACATCAGTACTCGAAGAGGACGGGCACTGTACATTTTCTAGCTACCAATGAGAAACATCTTCGATAAATACTTTTTGCCACTccaaaattgtaaacattttgaaCAGAGATGTATATAAAGTGTATCAAGTGGCTGAAGATATTATAgatgaacaaaagaaaacaggCTTACTTTGAGGCCTGGCTGTTTGGGTGGCAGAGGAAGTGTTTTGGAGGGACTGGATTTGGCAGGGCTGTTTCcaggaaatagttttttttgtggacTTGGACCCTTTTTGGCAGGACTAGCATTTCTCTTTTTGTAGCGGCGCTTCAGTTTCCCCACTGCAGGTTGTTTTAGTTgaggaaatgcatttttttggtcGACTAGAAATAAGGAAGCAAggttcagtaacactttagaatatgtaactattaactacgattTTTcccttacattttttatttgctgctttttaatagttaggaaggtagttgttaagtttaggtattgggtaaaattagggatgtagaataaggcattaatatgtgcttaattagcactaataaatggctaatattcttttaatatgtAAGCTAATAAGAAAGTAATAGGTGTTaccttaaaaaaagtgtaatgttATTTTGTGACAAATACATCTATACTACtttgttaataaaaactaaatttaggCATTAAATTACATTGTGCAGTATGATTTCAGTAAGATCAAATCAgttatagaaaaaaaagtacCATGTGGGTGCTTATAATAATAGAGGAATGAGCTCTTGGTTAGATAGATCTGGAAAAACTCAGTTCACTGCACTTTtcaaagtaaaattaataagGTTGTTATAGTTTATAAgtttctttatttactttttaaacactgTCATATCAAGACTATTTCCATGTCAATCGCAAAAGACAACTGCACAAGgtatacaattaataaaaagtggTAAAAGACACTTTAGATCTAcgttgtgctttttaaaagtgtgtgttaCTATGCACACAGTTCTACTTGTGTACATGCAAAGTAAATATTTCGCACTGTTTTAGTTACctgcattcttaaaaaaaaaaactcatacagGCTTGCAACTACAATAGGCtgagtaaattattaattttgggtgaaccatgACTCTGAAGGGAACACACTCTTCAAGAGatacaataaatgtatgtatctAGTGAAGATATCTTGCACACCCCTACTCATTTTTACTCACCAGTGCTGCTTTGAGCTTGAACATTGGCTTGAGCATTTCCCTTGTTTCTATAAGCAGAGCATATCTCTTCCTGAAGCTCTCTGGGAAGAGCAGCAAACACATCTGGGTCAACCTGTTAAATGATTAGGTTAGGATATTTAAAGCACTGGTTTCTGATGGTGagtgtaacaatatttcacaatgtttctCTCTGTGATTGGGATAATAAAGCACCTGGGAGAAGTCAGGGAGCTCTAGTATAATGCCTGTTGGCTGGTTTGGAAGCTGCAGTACAAGCGTGCCAAGCGATGGACCTGGAGGTGGAGAGGAGGTTCGAGGCGGTGTTGAGAGATGAGATGAGGTGCTGGGCTGCTCCTCTCTGTGTCTCCAGGACTGTTCCACCTGTTTCCTTATGTCTACAGGTAAAGCCTCTAAAACAGACCGGTCCACCTGAAACAAAGGGAAAACAGGGGCTTACAATTCATTTGATATGCTGCCATTCAGAAGACTGAgtttgcagttaaaaaaaataataattaaaaaacaaaaatagcagcaataccattaaattatttcactatttaaaagtacattaataacattttctattttcatataatgaattattcctgtgaaaataaagctaaattttaAGCAGCCATTAATCTAGTCTcatgatgttaaaaaaattaaataataataattctaatatgctgagtATTCAATGTTGAaatcagttgtgctgcttaatatttttgttataattcaTACAATTTTAACTGATACATCATGAGATGATGTAAACAAGAGCattagtaatattttgtattgactgtcacctttgatcaatctaatgcatcctttttttgaatgaaagtaCTTCTCATAAAAAGATTAACTTTCTGTCTGGATATTAGGCATAATCTGTGTAGGCATAATTTTGTTTCTAAGGTGCCTTCAAGAGAGGAGAATCTAACCTGAGAGGGAGATGGCACCTCAATGCTGACGTTTAGGCATGTCCTGACATAGCTGGGGGTGTGTGGATAGTGAAGTCCTCCTTTACTCGTTCCAGGCATCGGATCAGAGCTGGTGGAAGGTGGTGAGGATGGCGGGATTACTCTCTCCTGATTGGACGAGAAAGCTCTGGATGAAGAAGGGCTGGTCAAACCATCTAAAATACAAGTAACAGGGAAGGCATGTTAAGAGTTTGACACCAACATTAATTCTACACATATCCTATAAATCCAGGGATCTTCAAATCTTGCCCTGCAGGGctactgtcctgcagagtttagctccaaccctaatcaaaggCTCCTGAGTAAGAAAATATCTGAAGGTATTCAGAGTatgtgtttgatcagggttaGACCTAAATCTCTGTAGAACAGTCCAGGGCTGAATTTGAACAACCCTGTCCTAATCAAACTCCTCCAACCTTGTGCTAGAGGGTCTTTCTTGGGGCTGTGGACAGGCTGTTTGGCCAGCAGCAGATCTTTGATCGAGCGACTGCGAGAGGGCCCCTTTCCTGATGGGTCTGCATGTGGTCCCTCCAACTGCTGCACCTGCAGTCCCACTCCCCTCATGTCCTTTACATCCAATTTCATGGCGTGGAATAGCTTAATGGCTTCTGTGGCAATCAGCTGACCACTGTCTGTGGGCTGAGCGAGTAAAACAGACCTGCAATGTGACGGTAATGTGaatgtcaaaattatatataaaaaaaagattggtTACCAGTCAATATTAAAGATCTGTATTAGTTTAGATAATGGCTGTTTAATTGTGCatgcttatttttcattttctttttaattacctTTGCTGTTGTGTAACTTGAAATgtacaataagaaaaaatatatttctttaatgtttgctgaaaaaataagaattaatcgttttttttagtattaactTTTAAGATAATTTTATTCTACTGAATGCATAATCATAATGTAACAGCATAATAATGCAAGTAGGGATGCGCCAAAAATAAATTTCTTGGCCAAAgctgaacaaaaatgaaacactggaCCTAATGCTGAATACTgaacatatattttacaatttctttCACAATTGCACaaattaaatagccaaaatgtgctttttactgttttgtacTGCTTttcaaataactaaaaaaaaaaaaaaaaaaaaaaaagacaaaagaacaatatttacataacactaaacatttcttaaatgcaCTTACAACTATACctgcaataaaaatgcatttttattttaatttttttacaaattcttAAATGCCTACACACTTTCAATtgacaacaaacatttaattcttgaaaatatttagatcatGGAAATTAAGTATCAAAATATTAGATACCTTAAAAAACctgaataaatagtaaatacatattttcttacAAGTaggaaaaagacaaatgcacaAAGACCTTTTATGAAGATTTTTCCATATACAGATTTTCCCTAAGGGTGAACACAATCCCTATTTAGCAGTCAGATCTCTGTATGCAAAGGCACAGATCTCTAAACAAGGCCATATGTGcagattaaactttttttagaaGGACTTTTAAAGTTTTGAACTAGCACCTcatacatgtttttgttgtttttttgtaaatacaatGGACATATATTGCATCacatatattgtgaaataagtCAATATATTGATTGAACAGGCCTAGTTTGCATTCAGATCTGCCACCATCCAatcaacaacatttttttttactactaaaTTTCAGTTAGATATGATATGTAGTGTATTTAATAGAGCACTTAATTTATCCTGGTGCAAATCACCTGGCAAAGTTGTCACATATCCCATGACCACCATATTTGGCTGGCTCTACTGGAGCCCCTGGTTTCCGCACCATGACCTTCAGTGTAATCCGGCGACCTCTGAGCCCCGCCCCCTCCAACCTCTTCTGCACCTCCATAGATAGGTTTGTAAGGAAAGACTCCACTTCTTCAACCTAGCAAAGTATTAGAATCAAAGGGAAACTTATGACACAGGTAAACAGACTGTGGATAACGACAGATACAGGATGATTTGCAATGATTGCTGTAACTTGTATACTTCAAAACCTGTGTGAACCGAATGTTGTAGTTCATCTCTGCTGACACAGACTTCCTCTCCTTCTCACTGCGTACAGGCCTGTCATCCAGTCCTCTGCAAAAGCGAAAAAGCGTCTGTCCTGTCCTTGGCCCAAACTCCTTCTGCAGTCGAGAAATGGACAACTGCTGCAGATCACTGCAGGTACTCACTCCCAGGGAGGTCAGCTTGGAGCTCATTGAGCGACCCACACCTGCACATAAGAACACAGAAACACTAGTCCAGACatacacaaaaacagtaatacattCCACTGTAAAACTCTTCATTCAGAATAAAATACCCAACTATTCAAATGTTTGATGCCAGAAAGTaattttttgcacaaataaattaaaactattattcaGGAaggtatataataataataataataataataataataataataatgtgcaattatcaaagaatccttcCACAAAAAtcttaagcatttaaaaaaaaaaaaaaaaaataataataataataataataataataataataataataataaatatatatatatatatatattatgtttttaattaaataaatgcagacttgttAAGAATAAGATATGACTATGTAGAAATCATACAAAACGAAATAAAGGTTTGAAAGGTATTGAATATAGGACGCTCTATTCTCACCAGGCAAACTGGACACAGGCTGATCCCTGATAAAATCATCCACTTCCTCTGATCTGAGAAAGTACTGCCCATTTGGTTTTGCCTTACGGGTTGCCATCCGAGCAAGAAGAATGTTGGAACCTAATAAGAAGTATAAGGGAAGttgaaaaaagtgaaactttattaaacttaatttctaatgtttttacATTCGTAAAAATTTCCAtggaagaaagtaagtcataaaTGTTTGCAACAAAATGCTGGTCAGTAGATAAATTCTCTTACCCATTCCAATGGAGGCAGAGCAACCAGTCTTTTCCTGTATGTCTTCACGGATGGCTCGAGCCAAATCATCAGGTGTAACTCCCAGCTCAACCAGAAGATTCGTGGCATCTACCAGCGCCTCGTCACAACTTAGTGCCTCAATGTTATGAGTGTAACTATAAAACAAAGTCAAGCAAGAGAATTGTTGCCTTTTTCTGATTTAGGAATAATGTAGCGATCCAAAAAAAGTTTCAACAAACATTATATCTGGTACCTGGCTAGGGTCTCATACATTGACAGTGCCACCTCTTTATATGCCTGGAAGTCATATGGTACAGATTGCAAATCAGGACAGAGCTGCTTAGCCCGGCCAAAGAACATGCCGTTTCGCACACCAGCCTGCCTGTAAGAGAAAAACAGTAACAGAAGTTACTGCTGGATGTCATACTGTATTTAAGTGTGACTTGGAAAAAGAagttaaaatattcaaatgtcatgttatttttaaagacgATTTTCTCTTTAAGCAAAGctccaaaatatttaaatcaggtctatttgaaaaattattataaaacacaaacaacacaataaaacagtaaaacataaactttcttttatttaattattttatttaatgccaattttgctattttttgtaaatattatataatagtttttcaTATTGCTCAAGAAAGGAGCTTGACATGTTTACAATGAATACCTGGCCTTGTAACTGCAAGACGCAATCTCTGCCATAGACAGGGCAGCCAGGTCCAGATCCACTCCATTACTGGGAGCTTCATCGCATTGTGGAGACGGGGTCATCTCAAGATCACCATCTGTTTTCTCTAAAGCAGAAAGCACAATGGTCACCTAAATTCAAACTTCAAGAAATTCATTCTAGCCTTCAAGCTAAATTTAACCAACATCTTCCTCCTAGATCCTGAGCTTACCTTTCCTATACTGTTTCTGTTTCATCTGGTAGTACTGAAACTCAAGCTGAGGATTCGCACCAGGTCGCTGTGCAATACGACCAGGACCGCGGTTACTAGTCACTGCAACTGGTTTCCCTGATGTACACATTGTACATTAGTTTATTAAAGTCAACAAGAAATGTTATCACTTCCTTCCAATTCATTGAAACATACCTATGAGATCTGGTCTGTGTCTGATCCCTACTGATACAAAGAAGCAGTCCATATCCACATGAAGAATGCAGGACTGACGCACCTGAGGAGCAGCCATTAAGGAACCTGGATCAAGGAGAAGGACCTTTTTGGTTTTTGGGAAAATGCTGCATCAAAGACACATGCTCCTCAACAACACaaagaaatacacaaacataaaccACAAAGACAAGATACCTGAACTGCAATTAGCTTTGAGCTTCTTCAGTTTCTCTTTTCCAGAGAAAACAGCTCCTCCTGCAGCTCGCCTCCTGCTCTGAAGGGCATTGACATACTCTGAGAACTCATTCCGCCAGGTAGAAATATGATGCAGCCTTGAGTGAGAAAAGAACTCTGATATTATTCCAGCTTCTGCTCCTTTGCCCAACCTTCCTGGCTGATTACTAGAGTCTGCAAGATTAGATGAGTTAGGGCTCATGTGATGGCTCCCATTTAGTCTAACTCTTGAGTGAttgtgcagatttctcttctGAGCTGAAGTTCCTGGATTAGATGTTGGTTTTGGATGGTGGGCCTTTTGCATATTGTGAAGACCAGGCTGCTTTGCAGGACTGGCAGAGGATATTAAAGACCTCTGATGGGAAATTGATTTTGACCCAGCAGAAGAGCAGCTGGGCTCCGCCCTATCCCTGCTTTCAGTCTGTGGGAGGTGAGACTGATGGGACCCTGTGTCAACAACATGCGGAGGATGTTCTGCAAAAGAGTCCTGAGGCTTTAAGGCACCATTCACAGGGTGTACACAGCCATTAGTTAACAAAGTGTCTTGTGAACCTCTTGGCAAAAGGGCGCaggcatcatcatcatctccatcATGAATCCCATTAACTCTAGGCCTCTCTGCATCCTCCTCAAAGATTATGCTACAGGAACCATTTCTGCCACACAAAAAAAGGAGCAAGGACAAAAAGAtacatctttaaataaaaaacattaaaaaaattatttaattgatttgttcACTTCCACAATAAAAGCTTCCTGATAATTTACTCGAGTTATCCAAGatgtttgtgtctttttatttgttaggCCACTTCTACCCCTTAGCCCTTCCCCTTTCTCCTACTCCTCCGTTTTGAGTGTTCATGTGAAGGGGTGCCTCGATTCTCTTTTAGTCAGAGGGGTAGAGCTAAGGGGAAAGGCCAGATACCCCTTCAAACAAAGATATTACAGGGCCACACTTCAAACGAAGGGGTATGATTTTTCTGACTACAGAAGCAACATGGCTGATAATAGAATTGGGATTCACTCTTAGTCCAAATGAAATTTAagtgttttgaataaaacaatcCAGAAAGAGAATGTCTGGTTAACAAAGCATATACAAAGTATATTTCACTACATAAAGCCCTTATACAACGGCTCGGATCATGTAGAGCCCTTTGAAGCGGCAAAGATACTGCAATCTGGACCTACAACCCTACAACAtacaaaaaccttaatttctttTCGAGAAAGACataaacatcttggatgacacGGGAGTAAATAAATCATCAGGGAATTTTTATTCTAGAAAGTGAACTAATTGTTCAAGTATACAGAGGGAGAGTAAAAACTTTGTGACCAGCAGGTCAATATGATAAATCAGATAACTGATAAAAGTTCTATactattttgtctaaataaaataaaaaatacacaggacattagcagtgtttttttttttttattactattgtCTTTAAAGATTACATGACAacatatgtaatttaaatgtaaatactggttgaaaaatttaattatatatatatatatatatatgtatatatatatatatatatatatatatatatatatatatatatatatatttgacactTACATG containing:
- the rev1 gene encoding DNA repair protein REV1 isoform X1, coding for MSRDGWRKKASEDDGWGGRGGYMAAKISKLEEQFQKDAPREKQKDGTSSCIFSGVAIYVNGYTVPSADELRRLMMLHGGQFHVYYTRSKTTHIIATNLPNNKIQELKGEKVVRPEWITDSIKAGRQLSYVQYQLYAKQKSLNFASVYARGKQDLSSTSDPFLPTPSHPHSDSIKPQPSHTQTLCKEVLKSTHPNHTANLTERTNHQLDVRLNGSCSIIFEEDAERPRVNGIHDGDDDDACALLPRGSQDTLLTNGCVHPVNGALKPQDSFAEHPPHVVDTGSHQSHLPQTESRDRAEPSCSSAGSKSISHQRSLISSASPAKQPGLHNMQKAHHPKPTSNPGTSAQKRNLHNHSRVRLNGSHHMSPNSSNLADSSNQPGRLGKGAEAGIISEFFSHSRLHHISTWRNEFSEYVNALQSRRRAAGGAVFSGKEKLKKLKANCSSGSLMAAPQVRQSCILHVDMDCFFVSVGIRHRPDLIGKPVAVTSNRGPGRIAQRPGANPQLEFQYYQMKQKQYRKEKTDGDLEMTPSPQCDEAPSNGVDLDLAALSMAEIASCSYKARQAGVRNGMFFGRAKQLCPDLQSVPYDFQAYKEVALSMYETLASYTHNIEALSCDEALVDATNLLVELGVTPDDLARAIREDIQEKTGCSASIGMGSNILLARMATRKAKPNGQYFLRSEEVDDFIRDQPVSSLPGVGRSMSSKLTSLGVSTCSDLQQLSISRLQKEFGPRTGQTLFRFCRGLDDRPVRSEKERKSVSAEMNYNIRFTQVEEVESFLTNLSMEVQKRLEGAGLRGRRITLKVMVRKPGAPVEPAKYGGHGICDNFARSVLLAQPTDSGQLIATEAIKLFHAMKLDVKDMRGVGLQVQQLEGPHADPSGKGPSRSRSIKDLLLAKQPVHSPKKDPLAQDGLTSPSSSRAFSSNQERVIPPSSPPSTSSDPMPGTSKGGLHYPHTPSYVRTCLNVSIEVPSPSQVDRSVLEALPVDIRKQVEQSWRHREEQPSTSSHLSTPPRTSSPPPGPSLGTLVLQLPNQPTGIILELPDFSQVDPDVFAALPRELQEEICSAYRNKGNAQANVQAQSSTVDQKNAFPQLKQPAVGKLKRRYKKRNASPAKKGPSPQKKLFPGNSPAKSSPSKTLPLPPKQPGLKLENVQCPSSSSTDVPETMSKFNPRPVPTLAGAYEFSDIRTLLREWVTTISEPMEEDILQVVKYCTDLVDDKDLEKLYLVIKYMKRLMQQSSESVWSMAFDFILDNVQVVVQQAYGSTLKIT
- the rev1 gene encoding DNA repair protein REV1 isoform X2; translated protein: MSRDGWRKKASEDDGWGGRGGYMAAKISKLEEQFQKDAPREKQKDGTSSCIFSGVAIYVNGYTVPSADELRRLMMLHGGQFHVYYTRSKTTHIIATNLPNNKIQELKGEKVVRPEWITDSIKAGRQLSYVQYQLYAKQKSLNFASVYARGKQDLSSTSDPFLPTPSHPHSDSIKPQPSHTQTLCKEVLKSTHPNHTANLTERTNHQLDVRLNGSCSIIFEEDAERPRVNGIHDGDDDDACALLPRGSQDTLLTNGCVHPVNGALKPQDSFAEHPPHVVDTGSHQSHLPQTESRDRAEPSCSSAGSKSISHQRSLISSASPAKQPGLHNMQKAHHPKPTSNPGTSAQKRNLHNHSRVRLNGSHHMSPNSSNLADSSNQPGRLGKGAEAGIISEFFSHSRLHHISTWRNEFSEYVNALQSRRRAAGGAVFSGKEKLKKLKANCSSEKTDGDLEMTPSPQCDEAPSNGVDLDLAALSMAEIASCSYKARQAGVRNGMFFGRAKQLCPDLQSVPYDFQAYKEVALSMYETLASYTHNIEALSCDEALVDATNLLVELGVTPDDLARAIREDIQEKTGCSASIGMGSNILLARMATRKAKPNGQYFLRSEEVDDFIRDQPVSSLPGVGRSMSSKLTSLGVSTCSDLQQLSISRLQKEFGPRTGQTLFRFCRGLDDRPVRSEKERKSVSAEMNYNIRFTQVEEVESFLTNLSMEVQKRLEGAGLRGRRITLKVMVRKPGAPVEPAKYGGHGICDNFARSVLLAQPTDSGQLIATEAIKLFHAMKLDVKDMRGVGLQVQQLEGPHADPSGKGPSRSRSIKDLLLAKQPVHSPKKDPLAQDGLTSPSSSRAFSSNQERVIPPSSPPSTSSDPMPGTSKGGLHYPHTPSYVRTCLNVSIEVPSPSQVDRSVLEALPVDIRKQVEQSWRHREEQPSTSSHLSTPPRTSSPPPGPSLGTLVLQLPNQPTGIILELPDFSQVDPDVFAALPRELQEEICSAYRNKGNAQANVQAQSSTVDQKNAFPQLKQPAVGKLKRRYKKRNASPAKKGPSPQKKLFPGNSPAKSSPSKTLPLPPKQPGLKLENVQCPSSSSTDVPETMSKFNPRPVPTLAGAYEFSDIRTLLREWVTTISEPMEEDILQVVKYCTDLVDDKDLEKLYLVIKYMKRLMQQSSESVWSMAFDFILDNVQVVVQQAYGSTLKIT